The Thermodesulfatator atlanticus DSM 21156 genome has a window encoding:
- the hemB gene encoding porphobilinogen synthase, translated as MFFPEYRPRRLRRNEQLRSLVRETEISVKHLIYPLFIVEGKGIKEEVPSMPGVYRFSCDQLKDEIKEVLDLGIPAVILFGIPAQKDEIGSQAYAKRGVVQQAIATIKKEAPELVVVTDVCLCEYTSHGHCGIIKNGEVDNDLTLEQLARTAVSHAKAGAEMVAPSDMMDGRVARIREALDEAGFSHIPIMSYAVKYCSSFYGPFRDAAESAPQFGDRRSYQMDPANVREALREASLDVEEGADILMVKPALPYLDVISRLRAEFNHPIAAYQVSGEYAMIKAAGRLGWLDEERAMLESLLSIRRAGADIIITYFAKEVAKKLS; from the coding sequence ATGTTTTTTCCTGAATATCGCCCTCGTCGTTTGCGCCGCAACGAACAATTACGTTCCCTGGTACGTGAAACGGAAATCTCGGTAAAACATCTGATATATCCGCTTTTTATCGTTGAAGGGAAAGGCATAAAAGAAGAAGTCCCTTCTATGCCTGGGGTTTATAGGTTCTCCTGTGATCAACTCAAAGACGAAATCAAAGAAGTTCTAGACCTTGGTATCCCGGCGGTAATACTTTTTGGCATCCCGGCTCAAAAAGACGAAATAGGCTCCCAGGCCTATGCCAAACGTGGTGTGGTACAACAAGCCATTGCTACCATCAAAAAGGAGGCCCCTGAGCTCGTTGTTGTCACCGACGTATGCCTTTGCGAATATACCAGCCACGGCCATTGTGGCATCATAAAAAACGGCGAGGTTGATAATGACCTAACCCTTGAACAACTGGCCCGCACCGCGGTATCTCACGCCAAGGCCGGTGCGGAGATGGTGGCCCCTTCCGACATGATGGACGGGCGGGTGGCCCGTATTCGCGAGGCCCTAGATGAAGCGGGCTTCTCACACATTCCCATTATGAGCTACGCCGTGAAGTACTGCTCAAGTTTTTACGGGCCTTTTCGCGACGCCGCAGAGTCTGCGCCGCAGTTCGGGGACAGGCGAAGCTACCAGATGGACCCTGCCAACGTTAGGGAAGCCCTGCGCGAGGCATCCCTTGATGTGGAAGAAGGAGCGGATATCCTGATGGTTAAGCCTGCCCTACCCTACCTTGATGTCATTTCCCGTTTGCGCGCTGAGTTTAATCACCCCATTGCGGCTTATCAGGTAAGTGGAGAGTACGCCATGATAAAAGCTGCCGGACGTCTTGGCTGGCTTGATGAAGAGCGCGCCATGCTAGAGAGTTTGCTTTCCATCAGGCGCGCCGGGGCTGACATCATCATCACCTATTTTGCCAAAGAGGTGGCCAAAAAGCTAAGCTAA